The following proteins are encoded in a genomic region of Actinomadura sp. NAK00032:
- a CDS encoding PucR family transcriptional regulator ligand-binding domain-containing protein — MAQVTLAEALALPAFRRAAPQVVAGRAGLERPIRWVHATERIDVGELLRAGDLVLTMGTGLPPDSDEEGLRAFVQELAEVESVGLVVELGRRWDAEPPAALVEACEALAVPLVVLNQETRFAALAQEIGERVVDEQLAELRDAQRVHETFTELSFGQAGPAEILQAVQRLTGGPVVVENAEHRPLDYLAGPEDMSGFLDGWPARSKRVAVAGRTGWDAGNGWLVTRLGTTERDWGRLVIGSPAPPSQRLIAVAERAAAALALHRLHDRDRGNLMRRTHQEILTGLRTAPDSPEVLRRCELAGFPVRRRRFLGLVVRPRISGRPQADPGELAAAVVRDAHGLRLPALVCEVERDLRVLISVPSSADADAMADRLGDRLARRHDVIVAAGRAVPDRSGIARTMLEAGQVADAAPQARRDRDPDVHRLQDLHLRGLLALFGEDERLQLFVDRELSPLKDHDRAEGARTDLLAALRALLNHPASKTEAAAGLHLSRAAFYDRLAKIEAVLGVDLDDPDVRVSLHVALVADDLFSARDD, encoded by the coding sequence GTGGCTCAGGTGACTCTGGCCGAGGCGCTGGCCCTCCCGGCGTTCCGGCGCGCCGCGCCTCAGGTGGTCGCGGGACGGGCCGGCCTGGAGCGTCCGATCCGCTGGGTCCACGCGACCGAGCGCATCGACGTGGGCGAACTGCTCCGCGCGGGCGACCTGGTGCTGACGATGGGCACCGGACTCCCGCCGGATTCGGATGAGGAGGGGCTGCGGGCCTTCGTCCAGGAACTCGCCGAGGTCGAGAGCGTCGGCCTCGTCGTGGAGCTGGGACGCCGGTGGGACGCCGAGCCGCCGGCCGCCCTCGTCGAAGCGTGCGAAGCGCTCGCGGTCCCGCTCGTGGTCCTCAACCAGGAGACGCGCTTCGCGGCGCTCGCCCAGGAGATCGGCGAGCGCGTCGTGGACGAGCAGCTCGCGGAGCTCCGGGACGCCCAGCGCGTCCACGAGACGTTCACCGAGCTCAGCTTCGGCCAGGCGGGCCCAGCAGAGATTCTCCAGGCGGTCCAGCGCCTGACCGGGGGACCCGTCGTGGTCGAGAACGCCGAGCACAGGCCGCTCGACTACCTCGCGGGTCCAGAGGACATGAGCGGATTCCTCGACGGGTGGCCGGCCCGGTCCAAGCGGGTCGCCGTGGCCGGGCGCACCGGCTGGGACGCGGGCAACGGGTGGCTGGTGACCCGGCTCGGGACCACCGAGCGGGACTGGGGACGCCTCGTCATCGGCTCGCCCGCACCGCCGTCGCAGCGGCTGATCGCGGTCGCCGAGCGCGCCGCCGCGGCGCTCGCCCTGCACCGGCTGCACGACCGCGACCGGGGCAACCTGATGCGGCGGACCCACCAGGAGATCCTCACCGGCCTGCGCACCGCCCCGGACTCGCCCGAGGTGCTCCGCCGGTGCGAGCTGGCGGGGTTCCCGGTCCGGCGGCGCCGGTTCCTGGGCCTGGTCGTCCGGCCCCGGATCAGCGGCCGTCCGCAGGCCGACCCCGGCGAACTCGCGGCCGCGGTCGTCCGCGACGCCCACGGCCTCCGGCTGCCCGCACTCGTGTGCGAGGTCGAACGCGACCTGCGCGTCCTCATCTCCGTCCCGTCCTCGGCCGACGCCGACGCCATGGCCGACCGGCTCGGCGACCGGCTCGCCCGGCGGCACGACGTGATCGTCGCCGCCGGGCGCGCGGTCCCCGACCGCTCCGGCATCGCGCGGACGATGCTGGAGGCCGGCCAGGTCGCCGACGCGGCACCGCAGGCCCGCCGCGACCGCGACCCGGACGTCCACCGGCTCCAGGACCTGCACCTGCGCGGCCTCCTGGCCCTGTTCGGCGAGGACGAGCGCCTTCAGCTCTTCGTCGACCGGGAACTGTCGCCCCTCAAGGACCACGACCGCGCCGAGGGGGCGAGGACCGACCTCCTCGCCGCGTTGCGGGCACTGCTGAACCATCCGGCGAGCAAGACCGAGGCCGCGGCCGGCCTGCACCTGTCCCGCGCGGCCTTCTACGACCGCCTCGCGAAGATCGAGGCGGTCCTGGGCGTCGACCTCGACGACCCGGACGTCAGGGTGTCGCTGCACGTCGCGCTCGTGGCCGACGATCTGTTCAGCGCGCGAGACGACTGA
- a CDS encoding MFS transporter produces the protein MAATTKLQPRALVRASGGPRYAVALVVDALGTGLLRPFLLLYGVTVLGLSAPSTGIAMTAGVVVGLVCMPAVGRWLDKGARSTVVAASMLVRVLGVALLLAAPAGHVWLFATAALFLGIGNQAWPAAHAALVATVAHGRERDAALAGGRALRNAGLGMGALLATACLAGGTSALQALAAVTGLAYLAAAALAWSVHVHAHPAATPANDSADGPAPRMRALLAANVIYVFCLNVPEIALPLILVTQLDASPVWSAAIFVTNTVLVVTLQVPVTVLLSRLSRRIVLALAGVVIAASYLGFLAAASLGHGWSAPAIAAVSVVCTIGEIIYAGSATALVTALAPAPVLGRALTRFQLSTGFGLAVSPAVITALASRGPAALWGTLTAATLLSATAVATEKDHGTRLSEHRRRAPASS, from the coding sequence ATGGCAGCCACCACCAAGCTCCAGCCGCGTGCCCTCGTCCGTGCCTCCGGAGGCCCCCGCTATGCCGTCGCCCTGGTCGTGGACGCGCTCGGCACCGGCCTGCTGCGGCCGTTTCTGCTGCTGTACGGGGTGACGGTGCTGGGGCTGTCCGCACCGAGCACCGGCATCGCCATGACGGCCGGCGTCGTCGTGGGTCTGGTGTGCATGCCCGCTGTCGGCCGATGGCTGGACAAGGGCGCGCGCAGCACGGTCGTGGCAGCGTCGATGCTGGTACGGGTGCTGGGCGTGGCGCTGCTGCTGGCCGCCCCGGCGGGGCACGTCTGGCTGTTCGCGACGGCGGCGCTGTTCCTCGGCATCGGCAACCAGGCCTGGCCGGCCGCCCACGCCGCCCTCGTGGCCACGGTCGCCCACGGCCGCGAACGCGACGCCGCCCTCGCGGGAGGCCGCGCCCTGCGCAACGCCGGACTGGGCATGGGCGCCCTCCTCGCCACCGCATGCCTGGCGGGCGGCACCAGCGCGCTGCAGGCGCTGGCAGCCGTCACCGGGCTCGCCTATCTCGCCGCGGCGGCCTTGGCATGGTCGGTCCACGTGCACGCGCATCCGGCCGCCACCCCGGCCAACGACTCGGCCGACGGCCCCGCACCTCGAATGCGCGCGCTGCTGGCCGCCAACGTGATCTATGTCTTCTGCCTCAACGTCCCCGAGATCGCGCTCCCCCTGATCCTGGTGACCCAGCTGGACGCCTCCCCGGTGTGGTCGGCGGCCATCTTCGTGACCAACACCGTGCTGGTGGTCACGCTGCAGGTACCGGTCACCGTCCTGCTGTCCCGCCTCTCCCGGCGGATCGTGCTGGCTCTCGCCGGCGTGGTGATCGCCGCGTCCTACCTCGGTTTCCTCGCGGCCGCCTCGCTGGGACACGGCTGGAGCGCCCCGGCCATCGCGGCGGTGTCCGTGGTCTGCACGATCGGCGAGATCATCTACGCCGGCAGCGCCACGGCGCTGGTCACGGCCCTCGCCCCGGCCCCTGTCCTGGGACGCGCCCTGACCCGCTTCCAGCTCTCCACGGGCTTCGGCCTCGCCGTCTCCCCGGCGGTCATCACCGCTCTCGCCTCCCGCGGCCCGGCCGCCCTCTGGGGCACCCTCACCGCCGCGACGCTCCTCTCCGCCACCGCCGTCGCCAC
- a CDS encoding aldehyde dehydrogenase family protein, with product MGVEYAGTADAWGQVTNPATGRVTGKVALASEADAAHVIQSSARAATGWGNTSLARRTTSPFTSGPRCSPSRRGGRSATSPTLFWRDAGLSGTAFSPYQVVHEAYDNTN from the coding sequence ATGGGAGTCGAATACGCCGGGACGGCGGACGCCTGGGGGCAGGTGACCAATCCCGCGACGGGCCGGGTGACCGGCAAGGTCGCCCTCGCGAGCGAGGCCGACGCCGCCCACGTGATCCAGTCGTCCGCCAGGGCCGCGACCGGTTGGGGGAACACCTCCCTGGCCCGGCGCACAACATCGCCCTTTACGTCGGGCCCGCGATGCTCACCAAGCCGCCGCGGGGGTCGTTCAGCAACCTCGCCGACGCTGTTCTGGCGCGACGCAGGCCTGTCCGGAACCGCCTTCAGTCCGTACCAGGTGGTACATGAGGCGTACGACAACACCAACTAG
- a CDS encoding amidohydrolase family protein, with translation MVRHGELPRPIARCTIDSFGIDRILLGSDFPYFQNDLYTRAVRYVEEAGLTAEQVTRIFETNPAELLGLGGTAP, from the coding sequence GTGGTACGACACGGCGAACTTCCACGCCCCATCGCGCGGTGCACGATCGACAGCTTCGGCATCGACCGCATCCTGCTCGGCAGCGACTTCCCGTACTTCCAGAACGATCTCTACACCCGGGCCGTGCGCTACGTCGAGGAAGCCGGTCTCACCGCCGAGCAGGTGACCCGGATATTCGAGACGAACCCCGCCGAACTTCTCGGGCTCGGCGGCACGGCACCGTAG
- a CDS encoding FAD-binding oxidoreductase, with translation MTPHQTAYERNAPDAGVVQRALAETKRSVYWLEEAGARPRFPELTAARKADLTIVGGGYLGLWTAVHAKRRDPGLRVVLLEAKTVGWAASGRNGGFCEASITHGDENGRARWPEEFDTLQRLGEENLDAFERDVRDLALDCHWERTGTLTVAVEEHQVAWLHGAPGELDRAAVQAEINSPLFLSGAVDPDGCAMVHPARLALELARVAAEMGVEIHEHSPVTGLRTASGAVEVRTVRAAVTSGRVVLATNVFRSLVRRNRLMTVPVYDYVLMTEPLTGEQMASIGWSDRRGLADLANQFHYSRLTRDNRILFGGYDAVYHTGRMVKERYEERPETHARLASHFFATFPQLEDVRFSHRWAGAIDTCTQFTAFYGLTHRGRVAHAAGFTGLGVGATRFAAEVLLDLLSGESTPRTELEMVRKRPLPFPPEPFASVGINLTRWSLDRADHRRGKRNAFLRALDAAGLGFDS, from the coding sequence GTGACACCGCACCAGACCGCCTACGAACGCAACGCACCCGACGCCGGCGTCGTCCAACGCGCCCTGGCCGAGACCAAGCGATCGGTCTACTGGCTCGAAGAAGCCGGCGCCCGTCCGCGGTTCCCGGAGCTGACCGCTGCGCGCAAGGCCGACCTCACGATCGTCGGCGGCGGGTACCTGGGCCTGTGGACCGCCGTACACGCCAAGCGCCGCGATCCCGGCCTGAGAGTGGTGCTCCTGGAGGCGAAGACGGTCGGCTGGGCGGCGTCCGGGCGCAACGGCGGGTTCTGCGAGGCCTCCATCACCCATGGCGACGAGAACGGCCGGGCCAGATGGCCCGAGGAGTTCGACACGTTGCAGAGGCTCGGCGAGGAGAACCTGGACGCGTTCGAGCGGGACGTCCGAGACCTGGCCCTCGACTGCCACTGGGAGCGCACCGGGACACTCACCGTCGCGGTGGAGGAGCACCAGGTCGCGTGGCTCCACGGAGCACCCGGCGAGTTGGACCGCGCGGCGGTCCAGGCCGAGATCAACAGCCCGCTGTTCCTCTCCGGAGCGGTCGATCCGGACGGCTGCGCGATGGTCCACCCCGCTCGCCTCGCCCTGGAACTCGCCCGTGTCGCCGCCGAGATGGGCGTTGAGATCCACGAGCACTCCCCCGTCACCGGACTGCGCACGGCGAGCGGCGCCGTCGAGGTGCGCACCGTCCGCGCCGCGGTGACGTCCGGCCGAGTGGTCCTGGCCACCAACGTGTTCCGGTCGCTGGTGCGCCGCAACCGGCTGATGACGGTCCCGGTCTACGACTACGTCCTGATGACCGAGCCGCTCACCGGCGAGCAGATGGCGTCCATCGGCTGGAGCGATCGCCGGGGGCTCGCCGACCTGGCGAACCAGTTCCACTACTCGCGTCTGACCAGGGACAACCGCATCCTCTTCGGCGGGTACGACGCGGTGTACCACACGGGCCGGATGGTCAAGGAGCGCTACGAGGAGCGTCCCGAGACCCATGCCAGGCTCGCCTCGCACTTCTTCGCGACCTTCCCGCAACTGGAGGACGTCAGGTTCAGCCACCGCTGGGCCGGCGCCATCGACACCTGCACCCAGTTCACCGCCTTCTACGGCCTGACCCACCGCGGCCGCGTCGCGCACGCCGCCGGATTCACCGGCCTCGGCGTCGGAGCCACCCGGTTCGCCGCGGAAGTGCTCCTCGACCTCCTCTCCGGTGAGTCCACCCCGCGGACCGAACTGGAGATGGTGCGCAAGCGTCCGCTGCCGTTCCCACCCGAGCCCTTCGCCAGCGTGGGAATCAACCTGACCCGCTGGTCTCTCGACCGCGCCGACCACCGGCGCGGCAAGCGCAACGCCTTCCTGCGCGCCCTCGACGCGGCCGGACTGGGCTTCGACTCCTGA
- a CDS encoding helix-turn-helix domain-containing protein — MTLRIDIGGPPSGRLRFAASPLAELTAMLHVLAEPGHHPQLAGWAADVWAGLRPELAERLREAEFLWRSSRADFLVPARPRPTLAEELDDVDRIDDETYVTAALITTCGSNRVHFAAPSPLADATARERALDRAQARGALQEAFAERLLADPAAVRARVRSTLEQCAEAFFDAAWTSVAAQLATDLRLKNDLLRRQGIRAALASVSSAVTLTPDGDRIIVDKLQDNATAAHDTGVTFLPSVFGRPHLVAVHAPGWRPVVQYPVAEASPPEPVSLETVTLRLEALAHPVRLRLLRTLARGPHTTGELAQAWELSPPEVSRHLAVLRRAGLLTSRRQGRYVRYTLNLPDLTSLGPDLLAAVLR; from the coding sequence ATGACGTTGAGGATCGACATCGGCGGCCCGCCGTCCGGGCGGCTGCGGTTCGCCGCGTCCCCGCTGGCCGAGCTGACCGCGATGCTGCACGTGCTCGCCGAACCCGGGCACCACCCGCAGCTCGCCGGCTGGGCCGCGGACGTCTGGGCCGGGCTGCGGCCGGAGCTGGCCGAGCGGCTCCGGGAGGCGGAGTTCCTCTGGCGTTCCTCACGGGCCGACTTCCTGGTCCCCGCCCGTCCGCGGCCCACCCTCGCCGAGGAGTTGGACGATGTGGACCGGATCGACGACGAAACCTATGTGACCGCCGCGCTCATCACCACGTGCGGCAGCAACCGGGTCCACTTCGCCGCGCCGTCGCCGCTCGCCGACGCGACGGCGCGCGAGCGTGCCCTGGACCGGGCCCAGGCCCGCGGCGCGCTCCAGGAGGCCTTCGCGGAACGGCTGCTCGCAGACCCGGCCGCCGTGCGGGCGCGGGTGCGCAGCACCCTCGAACAGTGCGCCGAGGCCTTCTTCGACGCCGCCTGGACGAGCGTCGCCGCGCAACTGGCCACCGACCTGCGCCTGAAGAACGACCTGCTGAGGCGCCAGGGCATCAGGGCCGCACTCGCATCGGTCTCCAGCGCCGTGACCCTGACGCCGGACGGCGACCGCATCATCGTGGACAAGCTGCAGGACAACGCGACCGCCGCCCACGACACAGGAGTCACCTTCCTCCCCAGCGTCTTCGGCCGCCCGCACCTGGTGGCGGTCCACGCGCCGGGGTGGCGACCGGTGGTGCAGTACCCCGTGGCCGAGGCGAGTCCACCGGAGCCGGTATCGCTGGAAACGGTCACGCTGCGGCTGGAGGCACTCGCGCATCCCGTACGGCTGCGGCTGCTGCGCACCCTGGCCCGCGGCCCCCACACCACCGGTGAGCTGGCCCAAGCCTGGGAACTCTCACCCCCGGAGGTCTCCCGGCACCTCGCCGTCCTGCGCCGCGCGGGCCTGCTCACCTCCCGACGGCAGGGGCGGTACGTCCGCTACACCCTCAACCTGCCCGATCTGACGTCGCTGGGGCCCGACCTGCTGGCGGCCGTCCTGCGCTGA
- a CDS encoding VOC family protein → MSGPATGTGLPGLAGVDHLGFTVPDLEEARRFLVDVIGCEYLYSLGPFRDDGGGWMADHLNVDPRAVMRRLHFFRCGTQAIFEVFEYASPGQRTEQPRNSDIGGHHVALYVDDLDAAVAHLKGRGVTVLGEPTRSRGPSEGQRWVYFLAPWGMQFELVSYPGGKAFDREQESPA, encoded by the coding sequence GTGAGCGGCCCGGCGACCGGAACGGGGCTGCCGGGCCTGGCGGGCGTGGACCACCTCGGGTTCACCGTCCCCGACCTGGAGGAGGCACGCCGCTTCCTGGTGGACGTGATCGGCTGCGAGTACCTCTACAGCCTCGGCCCGTTCCGCGACGACGGCGGCGGCTGGATGGCGGACCACCTGAACGTGGACCCGCGTGCGGTGATGCGGCGGCTGCACTTCTTCCGCTGCGGCACCCAGGCGATCTTCGAGGTCTTCGAGTACGCGTCGCCCGGCCAGCGCACCGAGCAGCCGCGCAACAGCGACATCGGCGGCCACCACGTCGCCCTGTACGTCGACGACCTCGACGCGGCCGTCGCCCACCTGAAGGGCCGCGGCGTGACGGTGCTCGGTGAGCCCACCAGGAGCCGGGGGCCGAGCGAAGGGCAGCGATGGGTCTACTTCCTCGCGCCCTGGGGGATGCAGTTCGAGCTGGTCTCCTACCCCGGCGGCAAGGCATTCGACCGCGAACAGGAGAGCCCGGCATGA
- a CDS encoding transketolase C-terminal domain-containing protein — MLEHVDLYTATGQAPVEDLDHCIPPGRAAVRRPGAELTVLTYLAMVGPVLDAVQSAGVDAEVIDLRWLDRASLDWDTIGASIRKTNRVLIAEQGALGTSYGGWLADEIQRRHFDWLDAPVERVTGGEASPSISKVLERAAIAGTGEVITKLTEIAGS; from the coding sequence GTGCTCGAACACGTCGACCTGTACACCGCGACGGGCCAGGCCCCGGTGGAGGACCTCGACCACTGCATCCCGCCCGGCCGGGCCGCCGTCCGCAGGCCCGGCGCGGAGTTGACCGTCCTCACCTACCTCGCCATGGTCGGGCCCGTCCTCGACGCCGTCCAGTCCGCCGGCGTCGACGCGGAGGTGATCGACCTGCGCTGGCTGGACCGCGCCAGCCTGGACTGGGACACCATCGGCGCGAGCATCCGCAAGACCAACCGGGTGCTGATCGCCGAGCAGGGCGCGCTCGGCACCTCCTACGGCGGATGGCTGGCCGACGAGATCCAGCGCCGCCACTTCGACTGGCTGGACGCGCCCGTCGAACGCGTCACCGGCGGCGAGGCCTCACCCAGCATCAGCAAGGTCCTCGAACGCGCCGCGATCGCCGGGACCGGGGAAGTCATCACCAAGCTCACCGAGATCGCGGGTTCCTGA